Part of the Magnetococcales bacterium genome is shown below.
GTTGTGTCAACGTCACGAAATCATTCCCCTGGGGGATAAATTGGGAGATTTCGCCGAAACCGCCGCCGTGTTGCAGCATCTGGATCTGTTGATCTCCACGGACACGGCGCTTGTCCACTTGGCGGGCGGGTTGGGGGTACCGGTCTGGACCTTGTTGCACACGGCTTGTGAATGGCGTTGGCTGGAAAAACGGGAAGACAGCCCTTGGTATCCGTCCATGCGTCTGTTTCGTCAGGCCAGATCGGGGGATTGGCGGGAGTTGGTGGGGCGGGTCAGAGGTGCTTTGGAGGTGTTGACACAAATCTGAAAATCTTGCCATAAACGCAGAAATACTGCTTGATTTTTGGTTTCCGTTCACTTATTCTCCTCGAACTGGAATTTCCTGCATGGCGCGGAGTAGGGTTTTGCACGGTTCTTTCCAAGTCTATATAACAAATGTTTTTAGGAGAATAGGCGATGGGTTCGTATGCCTCTCTGGAATCCACCCAGTTTCTGACTTTCCATTTGGACCAGGAGGTCTATGCCATCGACATCTCCCGGATCAAAGAGGTGCTTGAATTCACGCCACTGACCCGGATTCCACGGACTCCGGATTTCATGTGCGGGGTGATCAATCTGCGTGGCAACGTGGTGCCGGTGGTGGATTTGCGTTTGAAGTTCGGCATGACCAAGGATGACCCCACCATCAATACCTGCATCATCATTCTGGACGTGATTCAGGATGATGAGGCCACGGTGATCGGAGCGGTTGCGGATTCGGTCAAGGAGGTGATGGAACTCGATCCCAAACAGATCGAGCCGCCTCCCCGGTTCGGCACCGGGGTGCCCAACGGGTTTATTCGTGGCATTGGCAAGCATGGTCAACAGTTTGTTATGGTGCTGGAAACAGATCGAATTTTTTCCGACAGCGCATCCACCCTCGTCGCGTCGTGATTTTGCAGCCGGTCGCGGACTTCTTTGCAAGTTTCATCCGTCCCGCCCTGCGGTTCAAGGAGAGCCAACCCATGGTGATCAATCGACAAGCCACTTTGATCAAGACCATTCAGGATTCCATGCACGAAATGGCTATTGCCTTTTTTGCCACCGACATCGGCATCCGGGATGGTCCGGCCCTGGTCAATCATGCGGCGGATGGCGTGTCGCATCCGGCCAATCGGGCTGATGTGACGGCCATCGTCGGTTTTCGGGGTCAGATGACAGGGGGCGTGCATCTTTCCGCGCCGATGCACGCGGCTTTGGGGCTGGCTTCGGCGTTTTGGGGAGAACCTCTGGAATCCTTCAACGAAACCGGGCGGGACGCCTTTGGCGAGTTGGCCAACATTCTGGCCGGTGCCTTGAAAAGCCGTATTGACGATGGCCTTGATCTGACCCCTCCCAGAATCGTGCAGGGATCGGATCCGGCGGATTTGCCCACTTATGGGGGTTCCTACAGTGCCCGCTGTTATTTCATGACCGTCAATGGACCCTTGTATGTGGAGGTGTTCCACGATGGTCAGGAAACCTAGACCGGTTGCCACCGGTTTTTCTTCAGGGTGGAGACTCCAACGTCGTGGACAATCAAAAAGAAGAGAATAGCTGCGTGCGTGTTATCGGGTAGAATTCGTCAGAATCTCATCCCTGTGAGGTCACGCGATTTTCCCCGCCAAAGCCCTGGGGATCACTTCCGTTTCATACCGGATCCCGTCGATTCCATCTCCCGCAGCCAGTGGGCGATATCGGCCAATACGTGAGTCAGTTCGGTTTCCAGTTGATCCAGCCGCAGGGGCCAGTTCTGGGGCCGATTGGACCGGATGGCGGTTTCTATCTCCCGCGTCGCCTCGAATAACCCCATGGCACACAGATTCCCCGCCGACCCTTTCAAGGCATGGATCAACCGTTCGGCCTCCTGTCGGTCGTTTTGGCGCCGGCCAAGCAGCATGCCCCGCAGGGTTGTGATCACGTTGGTGTGGTTGCGTTGAAACTCCACCAGCAAGGTCCACAGCAACGGCTGTTTGTGGCTGACCATTTCCAGCAGTCCGGGGCGGTCGAGGCCCGACTGCGGGTGGTTCTTGGGGATCACGATCCGGGAAACGGGTGGTTCCGGCACCTTGAGAGGCTGATGGCGCGGACCGATCCAACGGCTCAACGTCTCGAACAGCCGTTTGCGGTCGATGGGTTTGGTGATGTGGCCGTTCATGCCGGCTTCCAGGCTGGCCCGTTGATCCTCTTCCATGGCGTGGGCGGTCATGGCCAGGATGGGCAGATCCTGAAAACGGGAATCGGCGCGAATCATGCGTGCGGCGGCGTGACCATCCATCAGGGGCATCTGGACATCCATCAACACCAGATCATATTGACCCGTGCTCACCTGTTGAATCGCGTCCAGACCGTTTTCCGCCACATCGACCACAATGCCGACGCTGAGCAGATTCTCCTTGGCCACCTGTTGGTTGATGGAATTGTCTTCCACCAGCAGCACTCTGGCCCCGGTCAATTGTTTCCGGTAGGTGGCCAGATCCGGGGCATGATTGCCGGTGCGTTGCAACCGGGCCGCCTCACGGCCAAAGAGGGTCAGGATGGTCTCGAACAGTACCGAACAGTTGACCGGTTTCACCAGTTCCAGATCCGCAACCCCGGCGGGCCTGTGGCTGTACTGGTTTTCGGGGTTGTCCGGGTCTGGACGGGTCAACAGCAGAATGCCGCACTCGGAGGGGGATTGGGTTGGGTCGATGCGGTTGCTACCCCGGATGGTCTCCAGGGCCTCGGGGGGCGGTGAGACGGCTGCGTCCACCACCGCCAGACGGAATGGCCTGCCGGCGGTGCGTGCCTGAGTCGTCTGATCCAGGGCTTCCAGGATCGAGGCCACCGGTACCACCTCGAAGGTGAACAGATGGAGCATTTCCGCCAAGGCGTTGCGACAGGGGGGATTGCTGGCCACCAGCAGCACAGGCAGATGGCGCAACTCCGGAGGCGGCAGCAGATCTGACGGATTGGCCGTGACCGCGTGTTGAAAGGTGGCGGTGAAATGAAAGGTGCTGCCGTGTCCAGGGGTGCTTTCCAGCCAGATGCGTCCCCCCATCAAATCCACCAACCGTTTGCTGATGGCCAGTCCCAGACCGGTGCCTCCGTGGGTGCGGGTGGTGGACAGATCCGCCTGGGAAAACGGATGAAACAGCCGGACCTTTTGCTCCTCCAGGATGCCGATACCGGTATCCCGCACCGAGAAATGCAACAGAATCGGAGCCTCTTCATCCTGGAGGCGTCGTACCGTCACTTCCACCTCGCCGTCGGTGGGGGTGAACTTGATGGCGTTGCCGATCAGATTCATCAGGATCTGTTCCAGGCGCAGGGGATCCCCATGCACGGTGGTGCGACACTCCTCCGCCACGGATAGGATCAACCCGATCCCTTTTTCCGCCATTTGCAGCCGGAACAGATCCGTCAGACGCTCGAACAGATCCCGTGGCTGAAAATCGACTTTTTCCAATTCCAGCCGTCCGGCGTCGATTTTTGAGAAGTCGAGAATGTCGTTGATGATCCGCAGCAGGGAGCGGGAGGCTCCGGCGATTTTGTTCAGGTTGTCCCGCGTTCTGGGGGGCAGGTCGGACTGCAAGGAGAGATCGGTCAGACCGATCACGGCATTCATGGGGGTACGGATTTCGTGGCTCATGTTGGCCAGAAACAGGCTTTTGGCCTGATTGGCCGCCGCCGCCGCGGCGCTGGAACGTTCCAACTCCCGGGTCATGCGTTGCAGGTCGCAGACCATGCGGTTGAATGCGGAGGCTAGATCCCCGATTTCGTCTTGTGTGGTGACCGCCAGGATGGTGTCGAAGCGACCCTGACCGATGGCCGCCATGCCCTGACGCAACTGGATGATCGGTGCCGCCAGTTTGCGGGAGACCAGATAGGCGAAACCGGCCACCAGCATCAACATCAAAACAGCCGGCAGCAAGACGAATTGCAGCTCTTTCCGAATGGCCTCCTGGACCATTGCCGGGGTCACCGGAAAGGTGATCCGCAGTGCCAGATGGGGTTCCCCTTCCCCGAGGCGGATCTCTCCATGGATCTGTTTGCCGCCGGGATCGTCGGCGCGGGTGTTGTCTTCTTCCAGAGGAATGAAACGCTCCCCATGCCGATGATACAGCCGCGCTCCCTGGTATCCGGCCACTTGCATGGCGACCACATGGCGCAGATAGCTGGTCAGATCCCCGTGCAGCAGGATGGATCCGGCGAATCCGCCGATCTCCGGATCCCATTTGGGAATGCCCGCCAGTACGGTCCAGCGGCCATCCGGCATCTGGAACGGTTCTGAAAAACGGGTGGAGCCGAACGGGAGTTCCTGCAATTTCTGATGGAGACTCCTGGCCTGCTGATCATAAGGATCGGTACTGCCGGACTGGTTGAGATTCCGATACTCCCGGATCCGTTTGTTGCCGCTGACCGCCACCTTTTCCTGGCCCTGCCGGTCGAAGTAGCGGATCGACAGAAACAGTCCTTTCTGGGCCGAAAGAATGTGCAAAAACAGCCGTTCCACATGGGGTTTGACCAGCAATGCCCTGTCTCCCCATGCCTGGAGCATGTCATCCAGGCCGGAGAGTTTTTCTAAGATGCCCAGGCTGCTTTGCAGGGGGATGGCCTGCATCCGGTCGAAATAGGCGACCGCCTCATCCACCGCATGTTGGGCCGACCGTTCCATTTCCTGCTGGATCTGGCGTTTGACCACCCAGTATTGCACCGATCCGAAGCACAGGATCAGCAGTATGCCGCCTCCGACGAACCAAGCCAGCAGTTTGTGAAAAATCGAGCGGACTGGGGGAATCATGGGTTTTCCGGATATTTTTTCAAGGCTTCGGCCTGTTCGATTGTCTCTTCGATCAACGGATTGTTCAGCACGGTATCCACTCCCAGCATGTGCGCCCGTTGTTTGTTGACGACGAGTGGACCCCGGGGCGGGGCGATGGGGGGCATGTTGGCTGGATTCGCCCCCTGGGCCAGAATGCGATGGGCCATGTGGACCGCCTCGTATCCTTGCAGATAGCCGGAGTCGTCGGCGGCGCACAGCGCCCCTTCCACGACAAATTGTTTTTCGTCGCTGATGTCGGGTGTGTGGATGTGGCGCAGATACCAGGCCACCAGGGCCAAGGGATCCACGGGTTTGCCATCCGTGTCTTTGATGGTGTTGTGGTTGGTCAGAAAAATCGCGTCGGCTTTTTGGGCCAGGGTCAGGGCGCCTTCTTTCCATTCCGTTTCGTTGTTGGTCACCATCGTGCCGACGATTCGCACCGGCAGCGTACCCTGTTCGGCCTGGCGTTGGAGGTCTTTCACCTTGGCGAGGCTGGTTTCCGAATCATCCGCCAAGATGGCCACGGTCTGGATCCCCGGAACCAGTCGGGTGAGCAGTTCCAACCCTTCTCGCATGTATCCGGGCTGGTAGACGCCGGTGATGTTGTGGCCGGGTTTTTCTTGACTGTCCAGCAGGCCATACTTGAGGGGCCAGATGTTGATCCCCCAGAAAACCACCGGTATCTTGGTGTCCAGATAGTGGGAGCCGATGTAGTGGGCCGCGTTGTCGTCGCCGAGCAGCAGCAGATCGGGCTGAAACCGCTCCGCCTGTTCCAGAATCCGCCGTGTGGTGACGGCGATTGCTCCCTGGTCGCTTTTGTGTTTGGTATCCATCCACAATTTCCGGATCACGGCCCGTGACGACTCCACAAAGTCGGTTTGGGTATAGGTGGTCACTTGGTCCGGATGGTCGAGATAGCCGAATTCCAGCAACGCGGCCGTCACGCCCCGATGGGTCTCCTGGGACCACAGGTATTCTCGATGATAACTGCTGACCACCAGAATACGTTTTTTCGGGGCGGCCAGGAGGTGACATGGCATCCAGACCATGGCGATGGCCAGCAGCAGAATCAGCCGGGAACAAGCGTGGTCCCTGGAGAAATGATCATGGGATTGTTTGGGGCGGATTGTGCCATGCATCGGGTTTTTCCCAGCCATCTTTGTGTGGTCAGGAGAGCAAAATTTGCAAATTGAGTCAAGAATACACCCGGAGAGTCGGCAGCAAAAGGGTCATTATGCATTCTTGTTTTTCAGCCGGACGGTGGTTCCCGTGAAAGCGGTTTTTTTAAAACGCGTCAACAGCGGGGATCAGGAGTCGTCGGACACCAGTTGATAGCCGACTCCGTGGATGGTGACCAGCATGCGGGAACTGGAGGTCTCTCCCATTTTGCGGCGCAACCGGTTGATCATGACATCGATGGTGCGGTCGTTGGGCATCCAATCGCGACTGCTGATGGCTTCCAGCAGTTGATCCCGGGTGAACACCCGACCCGGTTTGCGGACAAATTCCGACAACAGCAGATATTCCCCATTGGTCAGGGGGACCTGGGAACCGTCCGGAGTGGTGAGCCGGCGTCGTTGTGTATCCAGGGTCCAGCCCTTGAACAGGTGTTTGGTGACCGGGATTGCATCGTCCTCCCGCTGCTTGCGGGTGCGACGCAGCAGGTTTTTGACCCGGATCAGCAGTTCCCGTTCGTTGAAGGGTTTGATCACATAATCGTCCGCCCCCAACTCCAGCCCCACGATCCGGTCCACGTCCTCCCTGCGGGCGGTCACCAGGATGATGCCCATGTCGGAACGCAGCCGCAGGGCGCGGGTCAGGGAAAAGCCGTCCTCGCCGGGAAGGTTGATGTCCAACAGCACCAGATCGGTGCGGGTGGTTTCGAGACGTGTCCACATTTGGGAGCCGTTTTCCGCTTCGGAGACCGAATAGCCTTCCTTTTCAAAACAGGCAACGAGCAGCCCTCGGGTCACCGGATCGTCTTCGACGATCACAATGTGTTGTTTGGCATTCATACCCAACTGTCACACCCCAACTCTTTTCGTCCATGCATGCAGGCCTTGTCGGCAGCTTTTGTGAAAAGGTGCGCAGATCAAGACACGTGACCCAACAGTTTATCCTTGTCATTATGGAATAATCAAGATTAATTCAAACCTCTTTATAAAATAGCTCTGAATCATATCGATAGGGTTTTAAAAGCTCAGAATTGTTTATATGATATTTATTTTCATATCAGGCGGTGGATGATATGGTTTATAGTAATTTTTTGCAACCTGATAATCATTTCCAAGGATCCCGGAACCCGCCGGAAAAAAAATGGTCCCAAGCCCAGACATTTCCCCATCCTGGAAGAAAAACGTGTTATGCTGCATAGCGAAACGAGCTTCGTGGACCCTGGTTGGATTCCATCCCCTGAACATTGTAAAAGATAACTGAATATCAAAGCTATGGATGATCAGCTGCATGCTTTGGTCGTGGACGACAACCCGATGGAACGGGCCTTGCTGTCCGGACTGCTCAAGAAATTGACCCGCTGGACCATCGTACCCCTCGCCTGCGCCACCGGAGAAGAGGCGCTTAAGCAGGTGGAACGGATGGATCCGCAAGTGGCCTTTGTGGATTATCGACTGGATCATGAATCGGGTATCGATCTGATCCGCAGTCTCAAGTCCATGGGAAGCCGTGCGGGATTCATTTTGTTCACCGGCACGGAAGGGGATGAGGCTCTGGTGGAAGCGGTCCGGGTCGGGGCCGATGACTATCTGCGCAAAAGCGAATTGAGCGTGGAGAGTCTCAACCGGACCATTCATCATGTGCTGGAAAAAAGACGTACCGCCTGCAATCTGGAAGCCGCCCTCGCCGAACTTCAAAAGGCCAAGGCGCAACTGGAAAAAC
Proteins encoded:
- a CDS encoding purine-binding chemotaxis protein CheW is translated as MGSYASLESTQFLTFHLDQEVYAIDISRIKEVLEFTPLTRIPRTPDFMCGVINLRGNVVPVVDLRLKFGMTKDDPTINTCIIILDVIQDDEATVIGAVADSVKEVMELDPKQIEPPPRFGTGVPNGFIRGIGKHGQQFVMVLETDRIFSDSASTLVAS
- a CDS encoding chemotaxis protein CheX; amino-acid sequence: MVINRQATLIKTIQDSMHEMAIAFFATDIGIRDGPALVNHAADGVSHPANRADVTAIVGFRGQMTGGVHLSAPMHAALGLASAFWGEPLESFNETGRDAFGELANILAGALKSRIDDGLDLTPPRIVQGSDPADLPTYGGSYSARCYFMTVNGPLYVEVFHDGQET
- a CDS encoding response regulator, encoding MIPPVRSIFHKLLAWFVGGGILLILCFGSVQYWVVKRQIQQEMERSAQHAVDEAVAYFDRMQAIPLQSSLGILEKLSGLDDMLQAWGDRALLVKPHVERLFLHILSAQKGLFLSIRYFDRQGQEKVAVSGNKRIREYRNLNQSGSTDPYDQQARSLHQKLQELPFGSTRFSEPFQMPDGRWTVLAGIPKWDPEIGGFAGSILLHGDLTSYLRHVVAMQVAGYQGARLYHRHGERFIPLEEDNTRADDPGGKQIHGEIRLGEGEPHLALRITFPVTPAMVQEAIRKELQFVLLPAVLMLMLVAGFAYLVSRKLAAPIIQLRQGMAAIGQGRFDTILAVTTQDEIGDLASAFNRMVCDLQRMTRELERSSAAAAAANQAKSLFLANMSHEIRTPMNAVIGLTDLSLQSDLPPRTRDNLNKIAGASRSLLRIINDILDFSKIDAGRLELEKVDFQPRDLFERLTDLFRLQMAEKGIGLILSVAEECRTTVHGDPLRLEQILMNLIGNAIKFTPTDGEVEVTVRRLQDEEAPILLHFSVRDTGIGILEEQKVRLFHPFSQADLSTTRTHGGTGLGLAISKRLVDLMGGRIWLESTPGHGSTFHFTATFQHAVTANPSDLLPPPELRHLPVLLVASNPPCRNALAEMLHLFTFEVVPVASILEALDQTTQARTAGRPFRLAVVDAAVSPPPEALETIRGSNRIDPTQSPSECGILLLTRPDPDNPENQYSHRPAGVADLELVKPVNCSVLFETILTLFGREAARLQRTGNHAPDLATYRKQLTGARVLLVEDNSINQQVAKENLLSVGIVVDVAENGLDAIQQVSTGQYDLVLMDVQMPLMDGHAAARMIRADSRFQDLPILAMTAHAMEEDQRASLEAGMNGHITKPIDRKRLFETLSRWIGPRHQPLKVPEPPVSRIVIPKNHPQSGLDRPGLLEMVSHKQPLLWTLLVEFQRNHTNVITTLRGMLLGRRQNDRQEAERLIHALKGSAGNLCAMGLFEATREIETAIRSNRPQNWPLRLDQLETELTHVLADIAHWLREMESTGSGMKRK
- a CDS encoding response regulator, encoding MNAKQHIVIVEDDPVTRGLLVACFEKEGYSVSEAENGSQMWTRLETTRTDLVLLDINLPGEDGFSLTRALRLRSDMGIILVTARREDVDRIVGLELGADDYVIKPFNERELLIRVKNLLRRTRKQREDDAIPVTKHLFKGWTLDTQRRRLTTPDGSQVPLTNGEYLLLSEFVRKPGRVFTRDQLLEAISSRDWMPNDRTIDVMINRLRRKMGETSSSRMLVTIHGVGYQLVSDDS